GCAATCTTTTGCAGACTTTTAGCACTTTTCCTTCCATTATATGTATTTGGATTTATCTTCAGACTTTCAGTGTAGTGTTTGATGGCAGCAGGCTCACATTTCATACAGTACTGCTGGAATTCTGCATAACAGTGATGAACAGACTGTATGTGCTCGTTTTTTTCTCTAGCTGCCTTAAATGTATTCTGGAACATTTCTTCTGCTTTCAGCTTATCCCGGTTCGCCCCATACTGGAAGGCCAGTTCATTCATAGCGATGATGAAGCTGGTCTTCAGTTCAGTTGCCATCTCCAAATGGTAGATACACTGCTCTCGAGCTCGCTTAATTTCAAAACCTTTTGTGTGGTGGCTTCCTGCTTGCATCAGCTTCAGGATCTTTTTCTTATAGCAGAGCCCCAGCTGATGGTGTATAAAGCCTGCGTTGGACACTTTCTCTAACGCTCTCTTTAGAAGGGCAATAGACCTGTCCACAGATCCTTCATTCCGGAAATACTTCCCAACATATCGCATCACATGGGGGTGTTCTGGAGACCTCTCTAAGGCTTGCTCCACTAGGCTCTCTGCCTCGCTATACTTTTTGTGAGCAGCCAATCTCAAACCAAGCAGAACTTTAAGAACATCATCATCTGGGTTAGTGGCTATGGCCCGTCTAAGTTGATCAATTACCACTGGATCTTTGAACATATCATCTGCCCGGTACAGAGCAATGGCAAGGCCGGCATTCCATTCACCCTCCTCTGGGTCCAGCTCCAGGGCCTTCCTGAAGCACTCTTTAGCCCTTTCATAATATTTCCGAGAAAACTTGAGGAAGGTCCATCCTTTTTCTCCAAGCACCTCGGCGTATGGGACAGACGGATATTTCTCTTTAATTTCGCTCAGTTTATTCAGGTAGCTTTCACATTCTGCAAAATTACCCATATGATAGTATAACCATGCAAGGTCTCCATAGGCAACAACAAGCAGCTTGTCACAGTCATTTCCATGAGACTTGGTGAGCTCTACAGATCTCTCTAAGTTGCTGAGAGCCTCAGTATTGGAGCCTAGTAAAAACTTCACATATCCCATACAGCTGTGTGTGCGCGCAACTCCTTCCTCCCTTCCAAGATCCAGGTCAAGCTGTTCTTCGAGCCTGTTCAGAAGATCGGTGAGATCTGTATCATTTTTATTCAGAGCCCAGGTAAAATGGCATTCCAGCTGAATAAGTCTGGTTTTTAAAATTGTGTCTTGTGTTGAACTGGTAGAACTGGTAAAACAATAGATAGATATTCTCAGAAAATAGTGTATTGAAACTTTTATATAGTTAAAATAcgtttaacacatttaaaaacataaaaactagGTAATACTACAAAAGTGGTCCTTAAGGTCAAATTATAtgcattaaattattttataaagttATTTCACATTATGTAATAGATACAgacaaattacaaaaaaaataccctTATGGGTACTAGTCCAGTGACCAAGAAAAGTTATGTTTAGTCCCTTTTTTTCAAAGTGTGTAGGCAGAAAGACAGCACTTACCTCATCGTGGTCAGTCTCTGTGTATATCACAGTGTGAAAACAGATCGGAGACACTGCTCTGACACGGATATAAGCTGTTAACTTCCCCACCCATAGGGCCAGGAATGGAAACCGaaactatttatttttcaaatgcaGACCCAACTGGATGACATCATCAGCGAATAAGaatctaataataattaagGAGAAATAcgaatgtaataataaataagaaaatgaaaTTCCAATAATAAATAAGGAGAAATAagaatgtaataataaataaggagAAATAagaatgtaataataaataagaaaataagaatGTAATCGCCTGGATTGAAATagtaaatgatgtaaatgaaGTAACTGAGCCTCAAATATCAAGTCAGactcatttataaaaaa
This is a stretch of genomic DNA from Ictalurus punctatus breed USDA103 chromosome 13, Coco_2.0, whole genome shotgun sequence. It encodes these proteins:
- the LOC108274284 gene encoding interferon-induced protein with tetratricopeptide repeats 5 isoform X1, with product MSSTSSTQDTILKTRLIQLECHFTWALNKNDTDLTDLLNRLEEQLDLDLGREEGVARTHSCMGYVKFLLGSNTEALSNLERSVELTKSHGNDCDKLLVVAYGDLAWLYYHMGNFAECESYLNKLSEIKEKYPSVPYAEVLGEKGWTFLKFSRKYYERAKECFRKALELDPEEGEWNAGLAIALYRADDMFKDPVVIDQLRRAIATNPDDDVLKVLLGLRLAAHKKYSEAESLVEQALERSPEHPHVMRYVGKYFRNEGSVDRSIALLKRALEKVSNAGFIHHQLGLCYKKKILKLMQAGSHHTKGFEIKRAREQCIYHLEMATELKTSFIIAMNELAFQYGANRDKLKAEEMFQNTFKAAREKNEHIQSVHHCYAEFQQYCMKCEPAAIKHYTESLKINPNTYNGRKSAKSLQKIAERRIENNPRDGEAFGILGIIHKEKGEKQQAIECFEQALSFVDNEDYLTDLCELRLSLQ
- the LOC108274284 gene encoding interferon-induced protein with tetratricopeptide repeats 5 isoform X2, encoding MRLEEQLDLDLGREEGVARTHSCMGYVKFLLGSNTEALSNLERSVELTKSHGNDCDKLLVVAYGDLAWLYYHMGNFAECESYLNKLSEIKEKYPSVPYAEVLGEKGWTFLKFSRKYYERAKECFRKALELDPEEGEWNAGLAIALYRADDMFKDPVVIDQLRRAIATNPDDDVLKVLLGLRLAAHKKYSEAESLVEQALERSPEHPHVMRYVGKYFRNEGSVDRSIALLKRALEKVSNAGFIHHQLGLCYKKKILKLMQAGSHHTKGFEIKRAREQCIYHLEMATELKTSFIIAMNELAFQYGANRDKLKAEEMFQNTFKAAREKNEHIQSVHHCYAEFQQYCMKCEPAAIKHYTESLKINPNTYNGRKSAKSLQKIAERRIENNPRDGEAFGILGIIHKEKGEKQQAIECFEQALSFVDNEDYLTDLCELRLSLQ